Genomic window (Microbacterium oxydans):
GGGCATCGAGCTGGTCGCCGAGATCGGGCCCGATGCCGTCCCCGTGTTCGTCGACGCCGGTCGGATCGGGCAGGCCATCGACAACCTGCTCTCCAACGCCATCAAGTTCACCCCGCGGGGCGGAACGGTCACCGCCCGCGTCCGGCAGGTCGACGGGGGCGTCGAGCTCTCGATCGCCGACACCGGCATCGGCATCCCGGAGGACGAGCAGGGGATGCTGTTCACCCGCTTCTTCCGGGCATCGACGGCCACCCGCAACGCGGTGCCGGGGGTGGGGCTCGGTCTCACGATCACCCGCGCGATCGTGCTGGCGCACGGCGGCACGATGGACGTGACGAGTCAGGAGGGGGTGGGCACGGAGTTCCGCTTCATCCTCCCCGTCGCTCCCCGTACCGAGGTGCTGGCGAGCCTGAGCCGCGCGGACTGACCGCGCACTGTTGCGGTCGATGTCGGCCTGTGACCGTCGATGACGGCCGTCGGGCGGTCGGCGGCTGCCGCTCGCTACCGTCGGGCCATGACTCTTCTCCAGGACCAGCTCGCGGGCATTGCCGACGTCACCCCGGCCGAGCGCGCACAGCGCCTCACCGACGCCGGAACCGCATGGAACGAGCGGATCGCGGCGGACGACGCGAATGCGCAGCTCACGTACCGGGTGAGCGGGCGGGGCATCGGCTCCGTCGCCACCGAGATCCGTGCCGGCAAGCACCGCTTCCTGGTCGACGAGCCGGGAGCGCTGGCGGGCGACGACGTGGCGGCCAGCCCGGTCGAGTACGCGCTGGGGGCGCTCATCTCGTGTCAGGTGGTCGTCTACCGCCTCTACGCGCAGGCGCTCGGTCTCACGATCGACGAGATCGAGATCACGGCGGAGGGCGACCTCGACGTGCGCAAGCTCTTCGGCATCGACGAGTCGGGGCGCGCCGGCTTCCACGACGTGCGGGTGTCCGTGGACATCACCGGCCCGGACAGCGCCGAAGCGTACGAGAACCTGCGGGCGACCGTCGACGCGCACTGCCCGGTGCTCGACCTCTTCGCGAACCCCGTCCCGACCGCCAGCGCTCTCGCCTGAGCGCGGTGCGGGGCGTCGCCGCCCGTCCTGATAGCCTGGTCGGCTCGGCATTCGCGGGGCGGAAGGACGGCCACGCACCGTGGGCTATATCGATGTATCCAGTGTCTCCCTGACGCTTCCCGACGGCAGACCGCTTCTCGACGAGGTGACGTTCCGGGTCGGCGCCGGCTCGACGAGCGCGCTGATCGGTCCGAACGGTGCCGGCAAGACCACGCTGCTGCGGATCATCCGCGGTGACCAGGCCGCCGATGACGGCGTCGTCACGATCGACGGCGGTCTCGGCGTCATGGACCAGTTCGTCGGCCACGGCGAGGCGGGTGAGACGGTGCACCAGCTGCTGGTGCGGGTCGCCCCCGCGCGCATCCGCGCCGCCGCCGAGACACTCGAGGCCGCCGAGAACGCGCTGATCGAGCGCGACGAGCACGACGCCCAGATGGCGTACGCCTCGGCCATCGCCGAGTACGCGGACGCGGGCGGTTACGAGCACGAGACGGTCTGGGACCAGTGCACGGTCGCCGCGCTCGGGGTGCCGTTCGAGCGCGCCCGGTATCGCGAGCTCACCACGCTCTCGGGCGGGGAGCAGAAGCGGCTCGCCCTCGAGGCCCTGCTGCGCGGACCCGATGAGGTGCTGCTGCTCGACGAGCCGGACAACTACCTCGACGTGCCCACCAAGCGCTGGCTGGAGGAGCAGCTGCGCCAGACGCCGAAGACGGTGCTCCTGGTGTCGCACGACCGCGAGCTGCTCGCGCGTGCGGCCGACCGGCTGATCACCCTCGAGCCCGGAGCCGCGGGCGCGACCGCCTGGGTGCACGGCGGCGGGTTCGCGACGTATCCGCAGGCCCGCAGCGACCGGATGGATCGGCTCGACGAGCTGCGCCGGCGGTGGGACGAGCAGCACGAGAAGCTGCGCACCCTGGTCGCGAACCTCAAGGTCAAGGCGTCGGCGAACGACGGCTTCGCCTCGCGGTATCAGGCCGCGCAGACGCGGCTACGCAAGTTCGAGGAGGCCGGACCGCCGGAGGAGCGCCCGCCCGCGCAGGACTTCGACATGCGGCTGCGGGGGTCGCGCACGGGCAAGCGCGCCGTGGTGGCCCAGCGCCTCGAGCTGACCGGGCTCATGCGCCCGTTCGATGCGGAGGTCTGGTACGGCGACCGTGTCGCGGTGCTGGGCTCGAACGGCTCGGGCAAGTCGCACTTCCTGCGGCTCCTGGCCCGCGGAGGCAGCGATCCGGACCCGACCCTCGGCCACGTGACCTCCACGGGCGAGGAGCTGAGCGCCGTGGCGCACACGGGACGCGCGGTGCTCGGCGCCCGCGTGGTGCCGGGACTCTTCGCGCAGACCCACGCGCACCCGGAGTTCGTCGGACGGACGCTCCTGGAGATCCTGCATCGCGGCGACGACCGCCGAGCGGGGATGCCGCGCGATGCCGCGAGCTCCGCGCTCGACCGTTACGGACTCGTGCGGCAGGCGCAGCAGACCTTCGACTCGCTCTCGGGCGGGCAGCAGGCGCGACTCCAGGTGCTGCTGCTGGAGCTGTCCGGAGCGACGCTGCTGCTGCTCGACGAGCCGACCGACAACCTCGACCTGGAGTCGGCCGAGGCGCTGGAAGACGCTCTCGCGCGCTTCGAGGGCACCGTGCTGGCCGTGACGCACGACCGCTGGTTCGCGCGGTCGTTCGACCGGTTCCTGGTGTTCGGGGCGGACGGCGAGGTCTACGAGTCCGACGCGCCGGTCTGGGACGAGAAGCGGGTCGCCCGCGCCCGCTGACGCCCCGCCCCTCCGGTCGTTTAGCGAGCCCGCCCACCCGGTCGTTGAGCGAGCCCGCCCCGGTCGTTGAGCGAGCGCAGCGAGACGAAACGGCTCCACCCCCCGTGGCATCAGGGCAGGCGGAAGGCCTCCGCGGCGCGCGCGGTAGGGTCCAGGACGAGATCGGCCAGGACCCCGCCGACGCCCGGCGCGAACTTGAAGCCGTGCCCGGAGAATCCCGCCCCGACGACGACTCGGCCGCGGCGATCGAGGACGAACGTGCCGTCGTCGGTCGAGGTGTACGTGCAGCTGATCGGCACCGCGGTGGCCGCGTCGAGGCCCGGCATCCACTCCCGTACGTAGTCCGCCAGGCCTGTCTGATGCGTGGGGACGTGCGGGCGGGCGTCGGGGTCGACCGCGTCGCCGACGCCGTGGAAGCCGACCTTGACCCCTTCGCCGGGGGTCGGCATCCCGTACACGGTCGCGGGGTACGCGGCGGGATCGACGTAGTGGTTGAACGAGGGCCACACCGCATCCGTCCGAGGCCGGAAGTGCGCCGGCGTCTCCTCCGTGACGGTGAGGGGCGGCAGGCCGAGGCGGGCGAGGAGCGTCGACGTCCAGGCGCCGGCCGTGACCACGACGGTGTCCACCCGCATCCGGGTCCCGTCGGCGAGGGCGAGCACCGCGCCATCGGGATCCTGGCCGATGTGCGCGACCGGGCAGCTCCATCGCACCTCGCCGCCGCCGATCACGATCCGCCGCTCCAGTTCACGCAGCGCTTCCGCGGCGCGCACGACCCCGGCGTCCTGCGACCACAGCACGTCGCCGTCGACGCGCATCCCCGGCCAGCGCGCGCCGGCCTCGGCGGACGACAGCACCGCGGAGGGGATGCCGCGGGCGTCGAGTCCCTGCTGCACGGCCGCGATGTCGACATCGCCGTGTGTGACGAGCCCATGCAGCCGAAGGAGTGGCTCGCCGCCGACCTCGCCGAGGGCGTCCCACCCCGCGCGGGCCCGCACGAGCAGGTCGAGGTAGTGGTCCTGGTCGTAGGCGTTGTTGAAGTTGCGCGTCGCGCCGTGCGAGGCGCCCTCGTGGTGTCCGCGCGCGAAGCGCTCCAGCACGATCGGACGCAGGCCTCGGCGGACCAGCTCCCACGCGGTCGCGAGTCCCATGACGCCGCCGCCCACCACGACGACATCCCCGACGTCCGTCTCCATGCTGCCTCCCGATCTCGCATCCAGTCTCCCAGCACGGGTGCGCTCGGGTGCCGGGTAGGCTGGAGGGGTGACCATGGAGATCGAGCTCGGCCGAGGAAAGCGCGCGCGTCGCGCGTACACGTTCGATGACATCGCGGTGGTGCCGTCGCGGCGCACCCGCAACCCGGAGGACGTGTCGACCGCCTGGACGATCGACGCCTTCGGGTTCGAGATCCCGGTGCTGGGCGCGCCGATGGACTCGGTCGTGAGCCCGCAGACGGCGATCATGCTCGGTCAGCTGGGCGGCCTCGGCGTGCTCGACCTCGAGGGTCTGTGGACGCGGTACGAGAACCCGGAGCCGCTGCTCGCCGAGATCGCCGGTCTCGACGAGGGCAAGGCCACCGTCCGTATGCAGGAGCTGTACTCCGAGCCGATCAAGCCGGAGCTCATCACCCGTCGCCTCGCCGAGATCCGTGAGGCGGGCGTCACCGTCGCCGGATCCCTCACGCCGCAGCGCACGCAGGAGTACTACGACACCGTCGCCGCTGCGGGTGTCGACCTGTTCGTGATCCGCGGCACCACGGTGTCCGCCGAGCACGTCTCCAGCGTCGCCGAGCCGCTGAACCTCAAGAAGTTCATCTACGACCTCGACGTCCCCGTCATCGTCGGCGGCGCCGCGACCTACACCGCGGCGCTCCACCTGATGCGCACCGGCGCGGCGGGCGTGCTCGTCGGCTTCGGCGGGGGAGCGGCGTCGACGACGCGCGCGACCCTCGGCATCCACGCGCCGATGGCGACGGCCGTCTCCGACGTCGCCGCCGCACGTCGTGACTACCTCGACGAGTCCGGCGGACGCTACGTGCACGTCATCGCCGACGGCGGCGTCGGCACCTCCGGCGACATCGTCAAGGCGCTGGCCATGGGAGCGGATGCCGTCATGCTCGGCGTCGCGCTCGCCCGTGCCACCGACGCGCCCGGCCGCGGGTTCCACTGGGGGCCCGAGGCGCACCACCCCAAGCTTCCGCGCGGCCACCGGGTCGAGGTGGGCGGCATCGGCACGCTCGAGGAGATCCTCTACGGCCCCGCCCCCGTCGCCGACGGCACCGCGAACCTCATCGGCGCACTGCGCAAGTCGATGGCCACCACCGGATACTCCGACCTCAAGGAGTTCCAGCGGGTCGAGGTCGTGCTCGCACCGTACGAGGCCTGAGGCGCAGCGCTCGACCGTGACGACTCCTGCTCTCTTCCCTCCGACCCTCCGTGAGGTCATGCTCCGCGGGCGTTGGATCGGGATGCTCCTGCTCTGCCTCCTCGTCGCCGGCGTCTTCGCCTGGCTCGGACAGTGGCAGCTGGAGCGCGCGATCGAGACCGATCCGCCCGAACCGGGGATCACCGAGAAGGTGCAGCCGCTCACCGACGTCCTCGAGCCGGGGGCGTATCTCCCCGAGCCGCTCGTCGGTCAGCGTGTCGAGACCTCGGGGGTCTGGGTTCCCGAGGACTTCATCGTCGTGGGGAGCCGTTTCAACGACGACGTCCAGGGCTACTGGGTCACCGGTCAGCTGCGCGTCGCCGAGCGCACCTCCATCGCCGTCGCGATCGGCTGGGCTCCGGACCGGGCCGCCGCGGATGCGGCCGTGGACGAGCTCGAAGCGGACGCCGACGGCGCCGAGGTCACGGTCACCGGACGCATCATCTCGGACGAGGGGCCACGGGTGCCGCCGCATGCCGAGCCCGAGCAGCTGGATCGCATGTCGCCCGCGGCGCTCCTGAGCCGCTGGCACGACATCGAGCAGCTCGACGTCTATCGTCCGTACCTCGCCTCCACGACCGCCACGGCGGGTCTGGTCGACATCTCGTCGCCGGCCCCCGAGGAGATGTCCCCGGTCAACTGGCTCAACGTGTTCTACGCGGTCGAGTGGGCGATCTTCGCGGGCTTCGCCTTCTACCTCTGGTACCGCCTGGCGAAGGACGCCTGGGAGCGCGAGGTCGAGGAGTTCGAAGAAGCCGCGGCCGCCGAGACGGCCTGACCGCACGCGCGTCACGACGCCCCTCACCACGCCCCTCACGACGCGCATCCGCGCGCGGAATCCTGCGCAATTGTGGATGCCGAGGTGCTCATAGCGACCTTCGTCAGGGGTCGTCGCCGACGTCCGGTGAGCGCTCGATGACGAATCGGAAAACTCCATTGAGGATGCTCCGACCGCTCCGTATGCTCGCTCCATGTGAGCACGCTGGGAGTTTCCCCTGTGTGCCGTGACAGGTCCTGAGAAGTGTCGAACCACGATCGAGGAGACAGCACCGATGATGTCCGCTCCAGGCGAGGAGAGCCGCGTGGCTCCCTCCTCGCACCGTAGAAGCAGGGGGCGCATCGGCGCTCTCGCCGTGACCTGCGTGGCCGCGCTGAGCCTCGGCTCGCTGGCCGCCGTACCCGCCGTCGCCGACACCACGGGGACGGGGGTGGTGATCAACGAGGCGTACCTCTCCGGAGGCAGCGCCGGTGCGGCGTTCAAGAACAAGTTCGTGGAGCTGTACAACCCGACCGCGGATCCGATCGCCCTCGACGGCATGTCGCTGCAGTACCGGTCGGCGACCGGCACCGGCGCCTTCAACGGCGTGGCACCGCTCAAGGGCACGATCCCCGCCGGCGGGTACTTCCTGGTGCAGGGGAACAGCAACGGCGCAAACGGCGCCGAGCTGCCGACCCCCGACGCCGTCAGCACCCTCACGCCGAGCGGCACCACGGGAACGCTCGCGCTCGTCGAGGGCACGGCCGCCGTGACCCTGACCCCCGGCTCGGCCGTCGGCGTCGACGGCGTGGTCGACCTGCTCGGCTACGGCGCCTCCAACACGTTCGAGGGCACCGTCGCGAAGGCCCCCGCCGGCAACACCGACGTCAAGTCGCTGAACCGCACGGACGGCGTCGACACCGACGACAACGGCGCCGACTTCACCCTCTCCGCCACCATCACGCCGCAGAACTCGGGCGACACCGACCCCGGCACGGGACCGGGAACGGATCCGAAGAAGGCCACGATCGCCGAGGTCCAGGGCACGACCGACGTCTCGCCCCTGAACGGGCAGACCGTGCAGGTCGAGGGCGTCGTCACGGCCGACTTCCGCACCGGCGGCTACAAGGGCATCGTCATCCAGACCCAGGGCTCCGGCGGCACGACGGATGCGACGCCCGGTGCGTCCGACGGCGTCTTCGTCTTCCTCAACGCGCTGAACCCGTCTCTCGAGATCGGCGACCTCGTGTCGGTGACCGGTGGCGTGAGCGAGTACTTCGGGCAGACGCAGATCAACCCGGCCGCTGCCGCGGACGTCTCGGTGGTCACTGCCGGCGTCGGTGTTCCCGCGGTCACTCCGCTGCCGGCCACCGTGCTCGGCGCGGACCGCGAGCAGTACGAGAACATGTACGTGGCGCCGGAGGGCACCTACCGCCTCGCGTCCAGCCACCAGCTGTTCAACTTCGGCACGCTCTGGCTGAACGCCGGCGACGACCTGGCGGTGAAGAGCACCGAGACCACGCGTCCGGGCGCCGACGCCTCCGCGATCGCCGCCGCCAACCGCGCGAACCGCATCCTGCTGGATGACGGCTGGTCGATCCAGGTGTCCAACAGCGGGCACCCCGGCGAGCAGCCGTACTTCACGAAGGGCGAGGTCGTCCGCAACGGCGACACCGTCGACTTCGGGGACAACGGCTACGTGCTGCAGTGGGGCTTCGACGACTGGCGTCTGCAGCCGGTCGTGCCGATCGACGACTCCTCGTCGGACGACCTCAAGGTCGGCTTCGCGTCGACGAACCCGCGCACCGAGTCGGCGCCCGAGGTGGGCGGCGACGTCCAGGTCGCGTCCTTCAACGTCTACAACTACTTCACGACGCTGAAGAGCGAGAACGCGGATGCCCGGGGCGCGGCGAACGCGGCCCAGTTCGCGATCCAGAAGTCCAAGATCGTCGCGGCGATCAACGGGCTCGATGCCGAGATCGTCTCGCTCATGGAGATCGAGAACTCGGTGAAGCTGGGCAAGCCGATCGACACCGCGCTCAAGGATCTGGTGGCCGGCCTCAACGCCGACGCCGGAAGCGACGTGTGGGGCTACGTGCCCACGCCTGCAGCCCTCAACGACGCGGCGACCACCGACTACATCACCAACGCGATCATCTACAAGAAGGACGCGGTCAAGCGGGTGGGCGACAGCCTCACTGTCACCGATGAGACCGTGTGGGGCAATGCCCGCGAGCCGATCGCGCAGGCGTTCGACGTCGACGGTCGCGTCGTCACCGTCGTCGCGAACCACCTCAAGTCGAAGTCGCCGCCCACGGGTGCGGGCGCAGAGCCGGCCGACGGTCAGGGCTTCTTCAACGCCGACCGCGTGAAGCAGGCGAACGCGATCCTCGCCTTCACCTCGGAGATCGAGGAGACCACCGGCAGCAGCGACATACTGCTGATCGGAGACTTCAACGCCTACGGCAAAGAAGACCCGATCGACGTGTTCACCTCGAAGGGGTGGAGCGACCTCGTCGCCGACAAGGCGTCCGGCCAGTACACGTACTCGTTCGACGGCGAGCTCGGCTCGCTCGACCACGTGATCGCGTCGCCGTCGCTCGTCTCGTCGATCACGGGCGCCGGAGTCTGGGGCATCAACTCGCCGGAGTGGAGCGACCGCGGCTACGCGTTCGGCGCCACCGAGGAGGGCACGCCCTACCGCTCCAGCGACCACGACCCGATCATCGTCGGCGTCTCCTCGGAGATCCCCCCGGTGAGCATCGACGTGGTGACGGTGAACGACTTCCACGGACGCATCGAGGCCGACGGTGCCGCCGCCGGTGCCGCCGTCCTGGCCGGCGCGGTCAAGCAGTTCCGCGACGAGAACCCGAACACGATCTTCGCCGGTGCCGGTGACCTGATCGGCGCGTCGACGTTCACCTCGTTCATCAACGACGACAACCCGACGATCGACGCGCTGAACGCGGCCGGTCTCGACGTCAGCGCCGCGGGCAACCACGAGTTCGATCAGGGCTGGGAGGATCTGCGCGATCGTGTGCAGGACCGCGCGGACTGGGAGTACATCTCGTCGAACGTGTTCGTCACCGAGACGGGCGAGCCCGCGCTCGCACCGGCCTGGGTGAAGGAGCTCGACGGCGTGCGGGTCGGCTTCGTCGGTGCCGTCACCGAAGACCTCGACTCGCTCGTCTCGCCCGAGGGCATCAAGGACCTCGAGGTGCGCAGCATCGTCGACTCCGTGAACGCCGTGGCCGACGACCTGCGCGACGGCGACGAGTCCAACGGCGAGGCGGATGTCGTCATCCTCCTCGTGCACGAGGGCGCGTCGAGCGTCGAGCTGTCCAGCATCACCCCGGACTCGCCCCTCGGCGAGATCGTCTACGGGGTCGATGACGACGTGGACGCCATCGTGTCGGCGCACACCCACCTCGCCTACAACCACGTGATCGACGGCCGTCCGGTCGTCTCCGCGGGGCAGTACGGCGAGAACCTGGGCCTGATGAACATCCAGGTCGACCCGAAGACGAAGGACCTGATCTCGATCACCAACGAGATCAAGCCCCTCACCGCTGCGGGCAAGCCGCTGTATCCGGCCGTTCCCGAGATCGCGGACATCGTCGCCAAGGCGAAGGCCGAGGCGGACGTGCTGGGTGCGATCAAGGTCGGCGACATCACGGCCGATTTCAACCGGGCGCGTCAGAGCGACGGCAAGACGGAGAACCGCGGTGGCGAGTCCACCATCGGCAACTTCGTGGCCGACGTGCAGAAGTGGTCCACGGGCGCCGATGTGGCGATCATGAACCCGGGCGGCATCCGGGCGAACCTCACGTACGCCTCGGCCGGAGCATCCGACCCCGACGGCAACGTCACCTACCGTGAGGCGGCGACGGTCCAGCCGTTCGCCAACACGCTGGTGACGCTGACGCTCACGGGTGCGCAGCTGAAGGGCGTGCTGGAGGAGCAGTGGCAGCCGGCGGGTTCGGCTCGTCCGTTCCTGAAGCTCGGCGTCTCCGAGGGGCTGGTCTACACCTACGACCCCGCCGCGGCGCAGGGTTCCAGGATCACGTCGATCACCCTCAACGGGGCAGCGCTCGACCCGGCAGCGAACTACACGGTCGCGGCCAACTCGTTCCTCGCGGCCGGTGGAGACAACTTCTTCACCTTCAAGGAGGGCACGGGCAAGCGCGACACCGGCAAGATCGACCTGCAGTCGATGGTCGACTGGTTCGACGCGAACAAGACCGCGACCCCCGACTACGCCCAGCGCGCGGTCGGCGTCGCGATCACCCCGGCGGATGCCGACGGCTACAGCGCCGGCGACCAGGTGACGGTGTCGCTCTCCTCGCTGGCGTTCAGCGCGGGCGAGCCGGCTCCCGGCCAGGCGTCGCTCTCGCTGGGCGACACCGTGCTCGCCACGGGCGCGGTCGACCCGGCCGTCGTCGACACGACCGACGAGGGCGGGCGCGCCAGCCTGACCTTCACGGTCCCGTCGGGGGTGTTCGGTGAGCAGGTGCTCACGGTCGCCGTCGCCGGCACCGGGACGACGGTGCAGGTGCCGTTCACGATCGCGGGCGAGGAGGAGTTCGCGGGCACGATCGCCCTCGGCTCGTCGAAGGTCACCGCGGGCAAGAGCCTCAAGGTCACCGGTGAGGGCTACGCACCCGGCGAGACCGTGAGCATCGAGCTGCGTCCGAAGAAGGGCAAGCCGGTCCAGGTCGGCACGGTCCAGGTCGCGGCTGACGGCACGTTCAGCACCTCGGTCACCGTGCCGAAGAGCGCCCCGTCGGGCAAGTACACCGTCGCGGCCTCACAGGCGGACGGCGACGAGGCGACCGCCACGGTCACCGTCAACCGTCCCGGAGGCATCATCGGGGCGATCCTCGACTGGCTGTGGGAACTCCTCACCCGGTGGTTCTGAACGGGGAAGAGTGGTGCTGATCCGGTAGTCGGATGACACAGGCGGAGGCCGTCGGGAGCGATCCCGGCGGCCTTCGCCTGTTCCACTCCTCTCAGGCGGGCACGGAGACCGGTGCCCACACGAAGCCGTCGGGGTCGACCGCGGCGCCGAGCACGCCGTTGACGGTGAGCCGGTGCGAGCCGGAGCCGTCCGCGGGCACGCCCGCGTCCTTGGCGAGCGACGCGTGCCGGTACAGGCCGAGTCCGATCGGGCTGCCACCCGTGTCGAACTGCACGTAGCTGCGCCCGAAGCTCTTGCCGACGGGGATGCCGCGCTCGGCGTAGAAGGTCTTCGAGGCGACCACGTCTTCCGCGCCGAGCAGCAGGATGATCTCGTCGACGTCGCGGCTCGGGGGAGCGGTGTCCTTCTTCGCGGAGGTGGCGACCTTCCAGATGGCGCCGTCCGGTGCCTGGATGGTCCCGCCGACTCCCCAGAGGGACTTGGAGACGGGCTTGATCACGGTGGCCCCCGCGGCGACGGCCGCGTCGACGAGGGCGTGCACGTTCGCCGGCTGCGAGACCACGAGCGAGAGCGTGTATCCGCGGAACCCGGAGGTCTCGGCATCCGCGCTGCGGAACCGCAGACGATCGCCGAGCCCGAAGGCCCGCGTGTAGAAGGACTGGGCGGCGTCCACGTCGGGAACGTCGAGGGTGACGGAATCGATGGCGGTGTTCATGTCTCCGACGCTACGAGCGTCGGTCCCGGGGTGCTTCTCGATTCCTGACCGATGCGTCGGCGGCCGGATTCGACACGATTTCCCGGCGGCTAGACTGGACGCATGCCCGAACCGAAAGTCGCCAGCTTTCCGGCGATCCGCGGTGCGCTGAAGTTCTACCAGATCGCGTCGATCATCACAGGAGTCATGCTGCTCCTGCTGCTGACCGAGATGGTGCTGAAGTACACGCCGATCCACCTCGAGCTCTTCCTGGGAGGCTCCGGAGGACCGCTGTGGTTCGCCGGCGTGCTCGCCGGACCCGACTGCCAGTGGTGGTCGCTGTTCGCCCCGATGACCAACTCCTGCGAGATGACCTCGCTGGGCGACGGATTCAACCTGTCGCTGTTCATCCTCGTGGCGCACGGCTGGTTCTACGTCGTCTACCTCTTCGCGTGCTTCCGCATGTGGAGCCTGATGCGCTGGCGCTTCCCGCGGTTCATCCTGCTCGCGCTCGGCGGCGTCGTGCCGCTGCTGTCGTTCTTCATGGAGGCGGTCGTCGCCCGTGAAGTCAAGACCTATCTCGCCACCAGAGAGGCCGCCGAGGCCTCCGCCCCCGCCCCGGAAGGTGTCCGTTGACCGAACAGTCCGAGACCCAGCAGCGTCCTGCGCTCGTCGTCGACTTCGGCGCGCAGTACGCGCAGCTGATCGCCCGTCGAGTCCGTGAAGCGGGCGTCTACAGCGAGATCGTGCCGCACACGGCCACGGCCGAGGAGATCGCCGCCAAGAACCCGGTCGCGATCATCCTCTCCGGCGGACCCTCGTCGGTGTATGAGGAGGGCGCCCCGAAGCTCGACCCCGCGGTGTTCGAGCTCGGCGTCCCGACGCTCGGCATCTGCTACGGCTTCCAGTACATGGCCCAGACGCTCGGCGGCGAGGTCGCGAACACCGGCCTGCGCGAGTACGGCGCGACGGATGCCGTCATCACCGGTGACGGCGGAACGCTGCTCGGCGGTCAGCCGGCGGAGCAGAACGTCTGGATGAGCCACGGCGACCAGGTCGCCAAGGCCCCCGAGGGCTTCGACGTGCTCGCGACGACGGATGCGACCAAGGTCGCGGCGTTCGCGAACGAGGAGCGCGGCTTCTACGGCGTGCAGTGGCACCCCGAGGTCAAGCACTCCGACCACGGCCAGCGTGTGCTGGAGAACTTCCTCCACAAGGGCGCGGGTCTCGCGTCCGACTGGAACAGCGGCAACGTGATCGCCGAGCAGATCGAGCGCATCCGCGAGCAGGTGGGAGACGCCCGCGTCATCTCCGCGCTCTCCGGCGGCGTCGACTCCGCGGTGTCCACCGCTCTCGTGCACAAGGCCATCGGCGACCAGCTCACCGCGGTCTTCGTCGACCACGGCCTCCTCCGCAAGGGCGAGCGCGAGCAGGTCGAGAAGGACTACGTCGAGTCCACCGGTGTGCGTCTGATCACGGTCGACGCGGCCGACACGTTCCTCGGCCACCTGCAGGGTGTGACCGACCCCGAGGAGAAGCGCAAGATCATCGGCCGCGAGTTCATCCGCGCGTTCGAGAAGGTGCAGCTCGATCTCGTCGCCGAGGCGAAGGCCTCCGGCGGTGCTCCCGTGAAGTTCCTCGTGCAGGGCACGCTCTACCCGGACGTCGTCGAGTCCGGTGGCGGTGCGGGCACCGCGAACATCAAGTCGCACCACAACGTGGGCGGCCTTCCCGACGACCTCGACTTCGAGCTGATCGAGCCGCTGCGCGCCCTGTTCAAGGACGAGGTCCGTGCGATCGGTCGCGAACTCGGCATCCCCGAGGCGATCGTCGGACGCCAGCCGTTTCCGGGGCCCGGCCTCGGTATCCGGATCATCGGTGAGGTCACCGCTGACCGTCTCGAGATTCTGCGTGAGGCCGACGCCATCGCCCGCGAGGAGCTGACGAAGGCGGGTCTCGACCAGGAGATCTGGCAGTGCCCCGTCGTGCTCCTCGCCGACGTGCGCTCGGTGGGCGTGCAGGGCGACGGCCGCACCTACGGTCACCCGATCGTGCTGCGTCCCGTCTCGAGCGAAGACGCCATGACCGCCGACTGGACGCGTCTCCCGTACGACGTGCTCTCGAAGATCTCGAACCGCATCACGAACGGCGTCCGCGACGTCAACCGCGTCGTGCTCGACGTCACGTCGAAGCCGCCGGGGACGATCGAGTGGGAGTAGGGAGCGCGATGCTCCCGGATGCGGCGCCGGCTCTGCCCGACGCCGAGTACCTGGTGCTGTCCAGCCGGCTGATCCCCGGCCTCGACGGCGGGTACACGATCGCGACGCTCGCGCGCGCCC
Coding sequences:
- a CDS encoding glyoxalase encodes the protein MNTAIDSVTLDVPDVDAAQSFYTRAFGLGDRLRFRSADAETSGFRGYTLSLVVSQPANVHALVDAAVAAGATVIKPVSKSLWGVGGTIQAPDGAIWKVATSAKKDTAPPSRDVDEIILLLGAEDVVASKTFYAERGIPVGKSFGRSYVQFDTGGSPIGLGLYRHASLAKDAGVPADGSGSHRLTVNGVLGAAVDPDGFVWAPVSVPA
- a CDS encoding ExeM/NucH family extracellular endonuclease: MAALSLGSLAAVPAVADTTGTGVVINEAYLSGGSAGAAFKNKFVELYNPTADPIALDGMSLQYRSATGTGAFNGVAPLKGTIPAGGYFLVQGNSNGANGAELPTPDAVSTLTPSGTTGTLALVEGTAAVTLTPGSAVGVDGVVDLLGYGASNTFEGTVAKAPAGNTDVKSLNRTDGVDTDDNGADFTLSATITPQNSGDTDPGTGPGTDPKKATIAEVQGTTDVSPLNGQTVQVEGVVTADFRTGGYKGIVIQTQGSGGTTDATPGASDGVFVFLNALNPSLEIGDLVSVTGGVSEYFGQTQINPAAAADVSVVTAGVGVPAVTPLPATVLGADREQYENMYVAPEGTYRLASSHQLFNFGTLWLNAGDDLAVKSTETTRPGADASAIAAANRANRILLDDGWSIQVSNSGHPGEQPYFTKGEVVRNGDTVDFGDNGYVLQWGFDDWRLQPVVPIDDSSSDDLKVGFASTNPRTESAPEVGGDVQVASFNVYNYFTTLKSENADARGAANAAQFAIQKSKIVAAINGLDAEIVSLMEIENSVKLGKPIDTALKDLVAGLNADAGSDVWGYVPTPAALNDAATTDYITNAIIYKKDAVKRVGDSLTVTDETVWGNAREPIAQAFDVDGRVVTVVANHLKSKSPPTGAGAEPADGQGFFNADRVKQANAILAFTSEIEETTGSSDILLIGDFNAYGKEDPIDVFTSKGWSDLVADKASGQYTYSFDGELGSLDHVIASPSLVSSITGAGVWGINSPEWSDRGYAFGATEEGTPYRSSDHDPIIVGVSSEIPPVSIDVVTVNDFHGRIEADGAAAGAAVLAGAVKQFRDENPNTIFAGAGDLIGASTFTSFINDDNPTIDALNAAGLDVSAAGNHEFDQGWEDLRDRVQDRADWEYISSNVFVTETGEPALAPAWVKELDGVRVGFVGAVTEDLDSLVSPEGIKDLEVRSIVDSVNAVADDLRDGDESNGEADVVILLVHEGASSVELSSITPDSPLGEIVYGVDDDVDAIVSAHTHLAYNHVIDGRPVVSAGQYGENLGLMNIQVDPKTKDLISITNEIKPLTAAGKPLYPAVPEIADIVAKAKAEADVLGAIKVGDITADFNRARQSDGKTENRGGESTIGNFVADVQKWSTGADVAIMNPGGIRANLTYASAGASDPDGNVTYREAATVQPFANTLVTLTLTGAQLKGVLEEQWQPAGSARPFLKLGVSEGLVYTYDPAAAQGSRITSITLNGAALDPAANYTVAANSFLAAGGDNFFTFKEGTGKRDTGKIDLQSMVDWFDANKTATPDYAQRAVGVAITPADADGYSAGDQVTVSLSSLAFSAGEPAPGQASLSLGDTVLATGAVDPAVVDTTDEGGRASLTFTVPSGVFGEQVLTVAVAGTGTTVQVPFTIAGEEEFAGTIALGSSKVTAGKSLKVTGEGYAPGETVSIELRPKKGKPVQVGTVQVAADGTFSTSVTVPKSAPSGKYTVAASQADGDEATATVTVNRPGGIIGAILDWLWELLTRWF
- a CDS encoding DUF3817 domain-containing protein encodes the protein MPEPKVASFPAIRGALKFYQIASIITGVMLLLLLTEMVLKYTPIHLELFLGGSGGPLWFAGVLAGPDCQWWSLFAPMTNSCEMTSLGDGFNLSLFILVAHGWFYVVYLFACFRMWSLMRWRFPRFILLALGGVVPLLSFFMEAVVAREVKTYLATREAAEASAPAPEGVR